The Citrus sinensis cultivar Valencia sweet orange chromosome 4, DVS_A1.0, whole genome shotgun sequence DNA segment CAGCATAGTTAACTCCAACAGGAAGCTCCATATCAGGATTCCGCAATTGGAAAAACGGGTCCAATGGTTTCTCGTATCCAAATTGGCTTTGATCAAGTGATCCTGCTTGAAGATTATAATAACTCAACTCACTCTGCTGCTCGGAGCCACAAAGGGGATTATTATCTAACAGATCTAACAGATCATTGACATCAAACATTTCATCCTTAGACCAGTCGTATCCCTCCAGCCAATCAATTCCTGTAGCATCTTTACGCTCATCCCCTGTCTCTGGTTTAACGTCACAAATACTGCCCAGAATAGGTTCGTCTCTTGCTTCCGGCTTGCAATCTAGCTGTTCACCCCAGTAGTACTTTTCATTATCCTCAGCCTCATCTTTAGCTTTTGGTTTGACTGGACTACTTAGTAACTCGGCCTCAGGTTGGGCAATTATTTTAGATTCGGCTTCTCTTGCGTCATTCTTCACTTTAGCATCCTCAATCTCAGACTGGTTTGATGACGTCGTTGAATCAGAATCCTTCGAAGACTCATTCAATCTTGAAACATCGGGCAAATTAAGCCGTGCACAAGGACCATACATAGCCCTAGCAGCATGATCATAAGCAAGGGCAGCCTCAACAGCACTTGGAAAAGTACCAAGCCATAGCCTATTTCCCCTGTTTGGCTCCCTTATCTCCGCAACCCACTTACCCCAGGTCCTCTGCCTCACACCTCGATAATCACACCGTCCATTCTCCGGTCCTCCTTTACCTTTCATACAACCCTTTTTCGAACCCTTGGCCGGAACTCTTCTCATTGGTTTATCCTCGCCATTGCCAGATTCAAGCGATTCATTATATCGCCTCCACCGTTCAAGAGTCTCAGCAACATTAACGCCATCTCTTCGTTTCCTTTTCCTGGAGGAATCAATTGCAGACACGTTAGAACCTTGCTTACTACAAACAGCCATCTTCCTAATAACCTCGATAATGTGGCAAAGCAACCACCTTTATATAGAAGGAAACATTTTTATGGGTAGGAATCCAAAAACAAGTTGGCAAACGCTACGTcgaaaaaacattaaaaaaaaaaaggtttttgtCCACTAGTGATAATAATCCATTTTAAAAACGGAATTCCTTTGGGGGCAAGTAATATCCTTTCGCCTAACTTTAAAAGGATTACTTTAGCTCCAAGTaattaagaaatgaaatataaaagtCAGATCCTATAGACACAAAACcgggtaattttttttttataaaaaaaaaaaacaaattataaacccTAAACTACTCAAATTTTGATGTATTcaaaaatcagaaaaattaaacGCAAACTCCAAAAAGCCGTTTAGGATAAAAACAAAGCCCTAATTGATTAAATGCCCACTTAAAGAAAATCTAATCAGATCAAGGAATCAAAAACCCTAGAAACAGaaataagggaaaaaaaaaaactccaaaaATCAAACTAACCTGTCACTACTCAGTGGCATCATAAGAGACGGAGAAGAATCTTTGCTTTGAATAGCCATTGTGGTTTCCGTTCTGATAATCACAGACTCAAAAGTGTTTTTGGTCgccttgttttgtgtttttggtTCGCTTTTCGCGTTTTTGTTTCGCGTTTTTTCGAGAGCTGTCTTTTTTTCCGTTTCTCTGCTCTGTCTTAGGCTTTGAGAAAGTTTCAGATTAAAGGAGAAATCTTAAGATATTTGCGGG contains these protein-coding regions:
- the LOC102610198 gene encoding dehydration-responsive element-binding protein 2A; the protein is MAIQSKDSSPSLMMPLSSDRKRKRRDGVNVAETLERWRRYNESLESGNGEDKPMRRVPAKGSKKGCMKGKGGPENGRCDYRGVRQRTWGKWVAEIREPNRGNRLWLGTFPSAVEAALAYDHAARAMYGPCARLNLPDVSRLNESSKDSDSTTSSNQSEIEDAKVKNDAREAESKIIAQPEAELLSSPVKPKAKDEAEDNEKYYWGEQLDCKPEARDEPILGSICDVKPETGDERKDATGIDWLEGYDWSKDEMFDVNDLLDLLDNNPLCGSEQQSELSYYNLQAGSLDQSQFGYEKPLDPFFQLRNPDMELPVGVNYAEHGASDYGLQFLKEEESDFGF